From the genome of Sphingomonas sp. HMP6, one region includes:
- a CDS encoding acyl-CoA dehydrogenase family protein — MAALNDEQTMLRDMVREWSDNESPVTAFRKLRAAAPVEGYDPAAWRALSEMGLPGIVIPEEFGGTAFGYLSLGLVLEQLGRNLAVSPLASTAAAASAIVLGGSDAAKTEWLSKIASGQVVATLAIDEGPVHDPAKITATVVDGKLSGTKAFVAEGDSAGLFVVAATDGLYLVSDATGVTRSPRHMTDSRSHAQVTFHSAPAERLGDTKLTAQVIDRATAITCAEMLGMAEQAFHTTNDYLKTRVQFGQQLSTFQALQHRMAKMFTELELMRSAVEGALEAIDAGRSDLDQAVSLAKAVASDTLHLVSREMIQLHGGIGMTDEHDAGFYIKRARVLETMWGNAAFHRERFARLNGY; from the coding sequence ATGGCCGCACTGAACGACGAACAAACCATGCTGCGCGATATGGTGCGCGAATGGTCCGATAATGAATCTCCCGTCACTGCGTTCCGCAAGCTGCGCGCGGCCGCTCCGGTAGAGGGCTATGATCCTGCCGCGTGGCGCGCCCTGTCCGAAATGGGGTTGCCCGGCATCGTGATCCCCGAGGAATTCGGTGGCACGGCGTTCGGTTATCTGTCGCTCGGGCTGGTGCTGGAGCAGCTTGGCCGCAACCTCGCCGTTTCGCCGCTGGCCTCTACCGCTGCTGCGGCGAGCGCGATCGTGCTCGGCGGATCGGACGCGGCCAAGACTGAGTGGCTTTCGAAAATCGCCAGCGGCCAAGTGGTCGCGACGCTCGCAATCGACGAAGGCCCGGTGCATGATCCGGCGAAGATCACCGCGACGGTCGTCGACGGCAAGCTCAGCGGCACCAAGGCGTTCGTCGCGGAAGGCGATAGCGCCGGGCTGTTCGTCGTCGCCGCGACCGACGGCCTCTATCTGGTCAGCGATGCCACCGGCGTGACGCGCTCGCCCCGCCACATGACCGATTCCCGCAGCCATGCGCAGGTTACGTTCCATAGCGCCCCCGCCGAACGGCTCGGCGATACCAAGCTGACCGCCCAAGTGATCGACCGCGCGACCGCGATCACGTGCGCGGAAATGCTCGGCATGGCCGAACAGGCATTCCACACCACGAACGATTACCTGAAGACGCGCGTCCAGTTCGGCCAGCAATTGTCGACCTTCCAAGCGCTGCAGCACCGCATGGCGAAGATGTTCACCGAGCTCGAACTGATGCGTTCGGCGGTCGAAGGTGCGCTCGAGGCGATTGATGCGGGCCGCAGCGATCTCGATCAGGCGGTGAGCCTAGCCAAGGCCGTGGCGAGCGACACGCTGCATCTCGTCAGCCGCGAGATGATCCAGTTGCACGGCGGCATCGGCATGACCGACGAACATGATGCAGGCTTCTACATCAAGCGCGCGCGGGTGCTGGAGACGATGTGGGGCAATGCTGCCTTCCACCGCGAACGCTTCGCGCGGCTCAACGGCTATTGA
- a CDS encoding class I adenylate-forming enzyme family protein, with protein sequence MTTAAEMLESDFATLPDLIRAHAAERGDKVALADASGELDYASLDALMDRIAAALQRDGVQQGDAVAIVASASIDYAAVFLGALRAGCVATPLAPSGTPDSIVAMIADCAAPMTFIDADAATALAGQHIPGKLVHLKSLGPWLAPAGAVPAPVTIRPEDGFNIIYSSGTTGTPKGIVQSHAMRWAHINRNAAAGFGEAVTMLATPLYSNTTLVSFLPTLGWGGTAVLMKKFDARGYLTLAERHRATHTMLVPVQYSRIMALPDFDQFDLASFAFKTCTSAPFSAALKADVLARWPGLLVEYYGMTEGGGTCLLVANQFPDKLHTVGRPVEGHDIRLIDDDGKEVPQGEMGEVVGRSPAMMTGYHGRSEATAAAEWFDAEGNRYIRHGDVGRFDEDGFLTLLDRKKDLIISGGFNIYPTDLEAVLSQHPAVADCSVIGVPSEAWGETPVGFYVPHTGVDAGIPEILAWTNAQLGKTQRLSALHAIDELPRSAIGKVLKRALRDRLMETIA encoded by the coding sequence ATGACGACTGCCGCCGAAATGCTCGAAAGCGATTTCGCCACCCTGCCCGACCTAATCCGGGCGCATGCCGCCGAACGCGGCGATAAGGTCGCGCTGGCCGACGCGAGCGGGGAACTGGATTACGCCAGTCTCGATGCGCTGATGGACCGGATCGCCGCCGCACTACAGCGCGACGGCGTACAACAAGGCGACGCAGTCGCAATCGTCGCGTCGGCGAGCATCGATTATGCCGCGGTATTCCTGGGCGCACTCCGCGCAGGATGCGTGGCGACGCCGCTCGCGCCCTCGGGCACGCCCGACAGCATCGTCGCGATGATCGCCGATTGCGCCGCGCCGATGACTTTCATCGATGCCGATGCGGCCACTGCGCTGGCAGGGCAGCATATTCCGGGTAAGCTCGTGCATCTGAAGTCGCTCGGTCCGTGGCTCGCACCCGCCGGAGCCGTGCCGGCCCCAGTCACGATCCGCCCCGAAGACGGCTTCAACATCATCTATTCGTCGGGCACTACCGGCACGCCCAAGGGCATCGTGCAGAGCCACGCGATGCGCTGGGCGCATATCAACCGCAACGCCGCCGCCGGATTCGGCGAGGCCGTCACGATGCTCGCCACGCCGCTGTATTCCAATACGACGCTGGTCAGCTTCCTGCCGACGCTTGGCTGGGGCGGGACCGCGGTGCTGATGAAGAAGTTCGACGCGCGTGGCTATCTGACGCTCGCCGAACGACACCGCGCCACCCACACGATGCTGGTGCCGGTGCAGTACAGCCGGATCATGGCGCTGCCCGATTTCGACCAGTTCGATCTTGCGAGCTTCGCCTTCAAGACCTGCACCTCCGCGCCCTTCTCGGCGGCGCTCAAGGCCGATGTGCTGGCGCGCTGGCCCGGATTGCTGGTCGAATATTACGGCATGACCGAGGGGGGCGGCACGTGCCTGCTCGTCGCCAACCAATTCCCCGACAAGCTCCACACCGTGGGTCGCCCGGTCGAGGGGCATGACATTCGCCTGATCGACGACGACGGCAAGGAAGTACCGCAAGGCGAAATGGGCGAAGTCGTCGGCCGCTCGCCCGCGATGATGACGGGCTATCACGGCCGCAGCGAAGCGACCGCGGCGGCCGAATGGTTCGATGCCGAGGGCAATCGCTACATCCGCCACGGCGATGTCGGGCGGTTCGATGAAGATGGGTTCCTCACGCTGCTCGACCGCAAGAAGGATCTGATCATCTCGGGCGGCTTCAACATCTATCCCACCGATCTCGAAGCGGTACTATCGCAGCATCCCGCTGTCGCCGATTGCAGCGTCATCGGCGTACCGAGCGAAGCGTGGGGCGAGACGCCGGTGGGCTTCTATGTGCCGCATACCGGGGTGGACGCGGGCATCCCGGAAATTCTCGCCTGGACCAACGCGCAGCTTGGTAAGACCCAGCGTCTGTCGGCGCTCCACGCGATTGACGAATTGCCGCGCAGCGCGATCGGGAAAGTGCTCAAGCGCGCATTGCGCGACCGGCTGATGGAGACGATTGCATGA
- a CDS encoding glutathione S-transferase family protein — MLFYDSPNPAPNPRRVRIYLAEKGLSVPTQTISIRDGEHRGDAFLQVNPLGQTPALVIDGADVLTESIAICRFFEALHPSPPMFGSGARGVAEVDQWIRRVEMRLMTPLAMVWQHTHPFTARVVKPQYTEFGESQRPRVVAAMQELDAALASREWLDGKGYSMADIVLLTTIDFAVFVGVAMPEDATALRDWHARASARPSAQA; from the coding sequence ATGCTCTTTTACGATTCGCCGAACCCCGCGCCCAATCCGCGCCGCGTCCGCATCTACCTCGCCGAAAAGGGGCTGAGCGTGCCAACGCAGACGATCTCGATTCGCGACGGGGAGCATCGCGGTGACGCTTTTCTGCAGGTCAATCCGCTCGGGCAAACCCCGGCTTTGGTGATCGACGGGGCCGACGTGTTGACCGAGAGCATCGCGATCTGCCGCTTCTTCGAAGCGTTGCATCCTAGCCCGCCGATGTTCGGCAGCGGCGCGCGCGGTGTGGCCGAGGTCGATCAATGGATCCGCCGCGTCGAGATGCGGCTGATGACGCCGCTCGCGATGGTGTGGCAGCATACCCACCCCTTCACCGCGCGCGTCGTGAAGCCGCAATATACCGAGTTCGGCGAGAGCCAGCGCCCACGCGTCGTGGCGGCGATGCAGGAGTTGGACGCGGCGCTGGCGTCACGCGAGTGGCTAGACGGGAAGGGGTATTCGATGGCGGATATCGTGTTGCTGACCACGATCGATTTCGCAGTCTTCGTGGGCGTCGCGATGCCGGAGGACGCCACCGCCTTGCGCGACTGGCACGCCCGCGCCTCTGCCCGACCGAGTGCGCAGGCATGA
- a CDS encoding SDR family NAD(P)-dependent oxidoreductase yields the protein MMDAMEGAVAVVTGGGTGIGAAVVRRLAARGVRCVVNYASSKEDAEALVAEIGAGAIAVQADIVEDAACRALAEAAVNAFGRIDFLVNNAGRTKFANHEDLDALSADDFIDIYRLNTIAPFQMIRACAPAMREGGIGAVVNVASVAGVFGHGSSVAYAASKGALTTMTKSLARALAPAIRVNAVAPGYVGTGWFEKRLGDEGFAKLNARIAASTPMAMAAGPDDIAGPIVMLLDPASRVITGETMLLDAGAHLDVGLARRPGREV from the coding sequence ATGATGGACGCGATGGAGGGTGCGGTCGCGGTCGTGACAGGCGGCGGCACCGGAATCGGCGCAGCGGTGGTGCGGCGGCTGGCAGCGCGCGGGGTGCGCTGCGTGGTGAACTATGCGTCGAGCAAGGAGGATGCCGAGGCGCTGGTGGCCGAGATCGGCGCCGGCGCGATCGCGGTGCAGGCCGATATCGTCGAGGACGCGGCCTGCCGCGCACTGGCAGAAGCGGCGGTAAACGCGTTCGGGCGGATCGATTTTCTGGTCAACAATGCTGGCCGTACCAAGTTCGCCAATCATGAGGATCTCGATGCGCTCAGCGCCGACGATTTCATCGATATCTACCGGCTCAACACGATTGCGCCGTTCCAGATGATCCGCGCCTGCGCCCCCGCAATGCGGGAAGGTGGCATTGGCGCGGTGGTCAATGTCGCCAGCGTGGCGGGGGTGTTCGGGCACGGCTCGTCGGTCGCCTATGCCGCGTCGAAGGGCGCGCTCACCACGATGACCAAGAGCTTGGCGCGCGCGCTCGCCCCTGCGATCCGCGTCAATGCGGTGGCGCCCGGCTATGTCGGCACGGGCTGGTTCGAAAAGCGGCTCGGCGACGAGGGCTTTGCGAAGCTCAACGCCCGCATCGCCGCCTCCACGCCGATGGCGATGGCGGCGGGGCCCGACGATATTGCCGGGCCGATCGTGATGCTGCTCGATCCCGCGAGCCGCGTCATCACCGGCGAGACGATGCTGCTCGATGCTGGTGCGCATCTCGACGTCGGGCTGGCGCGGCGCCCGGGGCGCGAGGTTTAG
- a CDS encoding TCR/Tet family MFS transporter yields MHFQNRAVPIVLAAVLIDTIGFGIVMPVFPTLITRLGHVGIDEATRIAGYMLVAFAVAQFFAGPVLGNLSDRFGRRPVLIASMLAFGADYALMAWAPTLAWLFLGRAIAGVAGAVYGPASSVIADVTPPEKRSAAFGYVSAAFGIGFIIGPALGGVIAGLDPRAPFIAAAVLALGNAVVMLIAMPESLAPEHRRAFRWRDAHIIGAFKPLFESRTALPLLAVCFAWQVAHMVYPATWAFWATIRFQWGPAAIGLSLAWVGVVMALVQGFVVGPVIGQVGERRALMIGLACGAGGFFAFSFVTAGWQAYAVMILAALSGFVGPAANGLLSRLAGPERQGALQGGLGSLGSVAAILSPFAMTQALAAGVEHGFPGAAFLLAASFALLALGIVVWRVLDRGPEQPSVVAEA; encoded by the coding sequence ATGCATTTCCAAAATCGCGCCGTGCCGATCGTGCTGGCCGCCGTGTTGATCGACACGATCGGCTTCGGCATCGTGATGCCGGTGTTCCCGACGCTCATCACGCGGCTCGGCCATGTCGGGATCGACGAGGCGACGCGGATTGCGGGTTATATGCTGGTCGCCTTCGCCGTCGCGCAATTCTTCGCTGGCCCGGTGCTCGGCAATTTGAGCGACCGGTTCGGGCGGCGACCGGTGCTGATCGCGTCGATGCTCGCCTTCGGGGCGGATTATGCGCTGATGGCCTGGGCACCGACGCTGGCGTGGCTGTTCCTTGGCCGTGCCATCGCCGGGGTCGCGGGAGCAGTTTATGGCCCGGCCAGCTCGGTGATCGCCGACGTCACCCCGCCTGAAAAACGCAGCGCCGCGTTCGGCTATGTCAGCGCCGCCTTCGGGATCGGCTTCATCATCGGGCCAGCGCTGGGTGGCGTGATCGCTGGCTTGGACCCGCGTGCGCCGTTCATTGCCGCCGCCGTGCTTGCGTTGGGCAATGCCGTGGTGATGCTGATCGCGATGCCCGAATCGCTGGCACCCGAACACCGTCGCGCCTTCCGCTGGCGCGACGCTCACATCATCGGCGCGTTCAAACCCTTGTTCGAAAGTCGCACCGCCCTTCCGCTTCTCGCCGTGTGCTTCGCCTGGCAGGTCGCGCATATGGTCTATCCCGCGACCTGGGCCTTTTGGGCGACGATCCGCTTTCAGTGGGGCCCCGCGGCGATCGGCCTCAGTCTCGCCTGGGTTGGGGTGGTGATGGCGTTGGTGCAGGGCTTTGTCGTCGGTCCGGTGATCGGTCAGGTCGGGGAACGCCGGGCGTTGATGATTGGCCTCGCGTGCGGGGCGGGCGGGTTTTTCGCCTTCTCCTTTGTGACGGCGGGATGGCAGGCCTATGCGGTGATGATTCTGGCGGCCTTGTCGGGCTTTGTCGGCCCGGCGGCGAACGGGCTGCTGTCGCGCCTCGCCGGGCCGGAACGGCAGGGCGCGCTGCAAGGCGGGCTCGGCAGCCTGGGCAGCGTCGCCGCGATCCTCAGCCCGTTCGCGATGACGCAGGCGCTCGCGGCAGGGGTCGAGCACGGATTTCCCGGTGCAGCCTTCCTGCTCGCCGCAAGCTTTGCGCTGCTTGCGCTCGGGATCGTCGTCTGGCGCGTGCTCGATCGCGGTCCGGAACAGCCCAGCGTGGTTGCGGAGGCCTGA
- a CDS encoding acyl-CoA dehydrogenase family protein, with the protein MATAPELDVAANPLESFRTETRAWIAANFPPSLKGQDNSMSALEGPGDLSEDEAAWKAAMGEKGWGVPGWPVAYGGGGLDKAQIRVLQEELARVGATNPIGGMGIMMFGPTLLEYGSEAQKQEHIPAIAKGEIRWCQGYSEPNAGSDLANVQTFAEDAGDHYIVNGQKTWTSGGQWADKCFALVRTDKSQKHGGISFLLIDMTAPGVEVKPIRMISGQSPFCETFFTNVKVPKENLVGREGQGWEIGTRLLQHERNSLSGGGGASRLFAGKPMGTLAKEYRGEDEKGRVPDSDLRMRIVRHEMDSRAFALTLRRAAMEAKSNQGPSAATSIMKNVGARITQDRAELSIEIMGMAGLGWEGEGFSEEELTQTRTWLWGKAVSIYGGSTEIQNNIVSKRILGMLDHQ; encoded by the coding sequence ATGGCCACTGCGCCCGAACTCGATGTTGCAGCCAACCCGCTGGAAAGTTTTCGCACTGAGACGCGCGCCTGGATCGCGGCGAATTTTCCGCCATCGTTGAAAGGGCAGGACAATTCTATGTCTGCGCTCGAAGGGCCGGGGGATCTGAGCGAGGACGAAGCCGCATGGAAGGCCGCGATGGGCGAAAAGGGCTGGGGCGTGCCGGGCTGGCCGGTCGCCTATGGCGGCGGCGGGCTCGACAAAGCGCAGATCCGCGTGTTGCAGGAAGAACTTGCGCGCGTCGGCGCCACCAACCCGATCGGCGGGATGGGCATCATGATGTTCGGCCCGACCTTGCTCGAATATGGCAGCGAAGCGCAAAAGCAGGAGCATATTCCGGCGATCGCCAAGGGTGAAATCCGCTGGTGCCAGGGCTATAGCGAACCCAATGCCGGGTCCGACCTCGCCAATGTGCAGACCTTCGCCGAGGATGCGGGCGACCATTATATCGTCAACGGCCAAAAGACATGGACGAGCGGCGGGCAGTGGGCCGACAAATGCTTTGCGCTGGTCCGTACCGACAAGAGCCAGAAGCATGGCGGCATCAGCTTCCTGCTGATCGACATGACCGCGCCCGGCGTCGAGGTGAAGCCGATCCGGATGATTTCTGGCCAATCGCCGTTCTGCGAGACGTTTTTCACCAATGTGAAGGTGCCCAAGGAAAATCTCGTCGGACGCGAGGGGCAGGGCTGGGAGATCGGCACGCGCCTGTTGCAGCACGAGCGCAACAGCCTGTCGGGCGGCGGTGGTGCCTCGCGGCTGTTCGCGGGCAAGCCGATGGGGACGCTCGCCAAGGAGTATCGCGGCGAGGACGAGAAGGGCCGTGTACCCGACAGCGATCTGCGGATGCGGATCGTGCGCCACGAAATGGACAGCCGCGCCTTCGCGCTGACGCTGCGCCGCGCGGCGATGGAGGCGAAATCGAACCAAGGTCCGTCGGCGGCGACGTCGATCATGAAGAATGTCGGTGCCCGCATCACGCAGGACCGCGCCGAGCTTTCGATCGAGATCATGGGCATGGCCGGGCTCGGCTGGGAAGGGGAGGGGTTCAGCGAGGAAGAACTGACCCAGACCCGTACCTGGCTGTGGGGCAAGGCGGTCTCGATCTATGGCGGATCGACCGAGATCCAAAACAACATCGTATCGAAGCGCATCCTGGGGATGCTGGATCATCAATAG